In Chitinophaga oryzae, the sequence ATGAGCAAAGTGGTGAAAAACCTGGAGGCAGATGGCTACATCGCCACCCGCAAACATGACACCGACAACCGCGCCAGCCTCATCTTCCTCACCGATATGGGGAAAATGCTGCTGATTGAGTCCTCCGAGGCCATCAAAGAAATAGAAGCAAGCTACATCGATGTTGTAGGAGAAGAAGACATCACCTCCTTAAAAGCGGTTCTCCTGCGCCTGCATGCAGGACTGAACCTGTAAGACTGCCATAAAACCCCTGTACTGTAAGCATTCCCAAGCCTTTAACCCATCCCTCCACCGGCCCGGTCTACCCGGCGCTACAGGGCGTCCCTTGTTTTATTTAATCGTCAGATAGTACCGGTCCATGCTGTCTTTTACCAGGTGAGCTGAGAGGCTTTGCTGCAATAATGCAATTGTCTCTTTCTCCGTTTTTTTGTTCAGGTTGATCGTCAGCTTTTTTGTACAACGGCTCTCTGCAGAGGGCGGGACCATAATCTGAATACCATACACTCCACTCACCGCTTCCAGTATTTCAGCGGCCGGCACATTGCGGAAAGCCAGTTCCCCTGTTTTCCATGCCAGCGGAGCCTGGCTGGCCAGCTTCTTTCGTGCAGGCGCCCGCCGGCCGTCCAGCGTTCCCTGCATGCTGGCCGTGAGCGTCATTGTGTCCTGTCTTTTCCCCGCAACACCGATGGCCCCCCGGGTGACAAACACTTTGGTACGGCTGGCAGACGCGTGCACATGAAAAGCCCCGGCTGTGGTTTCCAGCTGGTAATCTCCGGGGACCAGCACGGTACAGGATGTATTACTGCCAAGGTCTATAAACACATCTCCTTCCGAAACGACCGCATACACAGATTGCCGGCGGCTGCTATCGAACGAAATGGCCGCGTTTTTGTTCAGTAGCATATATCCGCCCGGAAAACGCAGGGAATCTATCCGGCCGGTATTGTTGACATGAGAAAGCAGTTTATGGGGTGTTTGACGGACATGTAGCAAAAACAGGACAGCTGCCAGTACAATCAATACTGCCGCTGCGGCCCATGTTTTAACGGAGTACAGGAAAGCCGGCAGCAATGTTGTTTCCACCGCAGTGGCGGCAGCAACAGGTGTATTGGAGGCTGCAAGCCATGCAGCCAGCTTGTTTTCCACATAGCTTGCCTGTTCAGGGCTTTCAGCGACCAAAGTAGCAATGGCCTCCTGTAACGCAGGATCATGTGGCGTTTGAATAAAACGTATAATCAGCTCATCAACGGCTGGCATAGGTGCAAAAGATTACTGTCCTGTGGCTGGGAAACTGGTATAACCGGCAAGATACAAAAGCCGGAGCACAGAATAAATAATTAGGCCACCTCGGGAAGGTTTAATATTTTTAATACAGACGAAAAGGCAAAAACGATAGGTATGTCACCTGAAATACACTACGACCAGGACTACATTGAGGGCTTGCTGCAACACTCTCCGGAAATTATTGACGATATCTACCAGCGTTTCGCCTCCAAAGAGAAACGTTTCATACTGCAAAAAAGCGGCACTGTCAAAGACGCAGCCCATATTTTCGAAGAAGCATTGATGGACATCTACTATTATGCACGGCGCCACCCGTTGCAGGTAAGCTCCTTTGAGCCCTTTCTGCAATTGTTGTGCAAGCGTATATGGGAACGGGAACTGGAAAGAAGGGGACAACGCATCGCCGGCATGGAAGCGGAAGAGAACGCCGCCCTCACCCGCGATGATATGATCGATATAGAAGATGTGCTGAAAGAAGGCGAGAAAAGACGGCTTGCTTACAGTTATTATCTCCAACTCAGCGATACCTGTAAAGAACTGCTGAGCTGGTCGCTCACTGACTGCCTGCAGGAAGACATCGCCGTCGCCACTAAGATACCGGTACAGGAACTTCCCGCCAGCAGGCAGTCCTGCTATCTCTCCCTCTTCAAAGACCTCGACGCCAAA encodes:
- a CDS encoding MarR family winged helix-turn-helix transcriptional regulator, which produces MSTTEERYEASLARRKSSLGRLLSLVKKDLDQRLTEKLLERGYKNFRPGDMVVLINIDDAGTINNELAKKARISKQAMSKVVKNLEADGYIATRKHDTDNRASLIFLTDMGKMLLIESSEAIKEIEASYIDVVGEEDITSLKAVLLRLHAGLNL